The genomic stretch GTTCGGCGGTATCGCCCTCGACGGCGCCGAGGCGCACGAGCGAGGCGGCCGGGGCCACGGCACCGGCACGCCTGGAGGCAGCGGTCCCCCGGGGGGCATCGGCGAACGGCTCGAGGGTGTTCCAGGCGTGGCAGCGGGTGCAGCGGCCGACGTAGGCGACGGTCGTCCAGCCGCAGGAGGAGCAGCGGTAGCCGCGTTCGGTGCGGGGCACCCGGCGAGTATAGGGGCGGCCGGCGTCAGGGCGCGACGAAGAGGACGTCGCCGGGGCCGAGTTCGGGGCGAATGCCGGGCGGGATGTAGACAGCGCCGGCGGCGTCCGGGTAGTACCAGCGGACGGCAGGGGCGAGGTTGACGCCGTCGAAGAGGGTGAGCCAGCCGGGGACGTTGCCGGTGCAGTAGACAGTCGCGCCGGGCGGGAGCTCCGGGTGCCGGGCGCGCAGGGCGTCGACCCACTGCTGCTGCTGGCCGGGCCCCCATGCGGTCCACTCGTCAATGCGGTCGAACGTGGCGAAAGTACCGAAGCCGAGGAGGAGGATGCCGGCAGCGGGTGCAGCGGTGCGGAGGCGGAGGGGGAGGAGCGCGAGGAGGTCGGCCGCGACGATGGCGAGGCCAAGGGCGACCCACGGGACGGTGAAGTAGAGGTAGCGGGGGCCGATGCCGAGCAGGTTCGGGGCAACCGCGAGGAGGGAGATCAGCGCGCCGACGAGGAGCACTGCCGGGCGCCACCGGCCGAGCAGGGCACAGGCAACCGTAAGGAGCGGGATGACCGGGGCGGAGACTTCCTGGAGCAGCTTCCGCCAGCCGTGGAGCCCCTCGACCCGCTCGCGGAAAGGGAAGAGGAGGAGTTCGAGGAGGGTGCGGTAGTTGCGCCAGGCGTGGTTGCCCCAGTCGAAGATCTCGCGGTTGGCGAGGGGCTCGGTGAAGAGGCGGGTGCGGATGACGGCGTAGGCGACGGCGAGAGCGGCGAAGGGGAGGAGCGGCAGCCAGGCAGCGCGGCTCCGGAGCTGCCATCGGCAGGTGACTGCGAGGTGCCAGCCGGCGATCACGGGGAGGGCGACCCAGCCGGATTCACGCGTCATGACGGCCAGGGCGAGGAGCAGGACCGCGAGGACGACGGGCCGCCAGCGGACCTTACCCGGGCGGTCCGTTCCGTAGAGGAACGCGAGCCATGCCCCGAGGGCGAGCGGGAGGGCGATGCTGTTGACCGAGGAGATCCAGGTGACGGCCTGGTAGGTGCCCGGGTAGACGGCGACGATGCCGGCGGCGATGGCGCGGACGGCGCGGCGCTCGTCGATGCGGGCGGCGACGAGCCAGGTGAGGACGACGGCGGCGAGGTGGCCGGCGAGGACAAGGAGGTGGTAGGGCAGCGGGTTTCCGCCTGCAAGCGGCTGGAGCAGTTCGAACCAGAGGAAGGCGAGCGGCCGCCAGAAGTCGCGGGTGAAGGGGAGCAGGGGCTCACTGCCCCAGGGGGTGAAGACGGCGCGGACGTAGTCGGGGGTGGAGAGTTCGCGGGCGGCGAGGAGGTAAAAGTAGTCGTCGAGCCAGAACGGGGAGGTGAGCGAAGGCGCGAAGGCGGTGACGGCGGCTGCGAGGGTCAGCAGGAGTGGCCAGTTTGTCCTTGCCCCGCTCGCGAGCCTCCGGCGCATCCGCGGCAGCATATCGGACGGGGCCTCAGTTGGCTTCGGCGGCACGGTCGAGGAAGGGCCGGACAGCGGCAGCGAGGGCGGCGTGCTCGGGGAGTTCGAGCCGGGGGTCGCGTTCGAGGATGCGGGCGGCGAGTTCGCGGGCGCGGAGGAGGATGTCGCGGTCGGTGAGGCGGGCGACGCGGAGCATGGTGTTGGTGCCGCTCTGGAGGCGGCCCCAGGTTTCGCCTTCGCCGCGCATGCGGAGGTCGACCTCGGCGAGGGCGAAGCCGTCGGTGGTTTCGCACATGGCGTTGAGGCGTTCGCGGGCGTCGGGGCCGGGGTCCTCTTCGCTGGAGAAGAGGAGGCAGTAGCTCTGTTTGGCGCCGCGGCCGACCCGCCCGCGGAACTGGTGGAGCTGGCTGAGCCCGAACCGTTCCGCGCCTTCGATGACGATGACGGTGGCGTTGGGGACGTCGATGCCGACCTCAATGACGCTGGTGGAGACAAGGACCTGGGCCTCGTTGCGGGCGAAGCGGGTCATGACGTCGTCCTTCTGGCGGGCGGACATGCGGCCGTGGAGGAGTTCGACGGCGTAGCCGGCGAGCGGGCCGGTGCGGAGGTACTCGTACTCTTCCTCGGCGGAGCGGACATCGAGGGATTCGGACTCTTCGACGAGCGGGCAGATGATGTAGGCCTGTTCGCCGGCATCGAGGCGCTTGCGGAGGAAGCGGTAGGCATCGGGGCGTTCGTCGGGGCGGTACCAGCGGGTGCGGATGGGCTGGCGGCCGGGTGGGAGTTCGTCGAGGGTCGAAACTTCGAGGTCGCCGTAGACGGTGAGAGCCAGGGTGCGGGGGATCGGCGTTGCGGTCATGACGAGGAGGTGCGGGTTGCGGCCTTTCTGGCGGAGCCGGGCGCGCTGCATGACGCCGAAGCGGTGCTGTTCATCGACGATGGCGAGGCCGAGGCGGGGAAACTGGAGGTCGTCTTCGATGAGGGCGTGGGTGCCGATGACGATATCGGCGCCGCCGTGGATGGCATCGCCGCGGACCTGAGCGCGCTGGGCCGGGGTGAGCGAGCCGGTGACGAGGAGGACGCGGAGGCTGCGGCCGAGCCACGAGGGGCTGAAGACGCCATCGAGGGCGGAGAGTTCGCCGCCGCCGAGGAGGCGGGCGAGGGAGCGGTAGTGCTGCTCGGCGAGGATTTCGGTGGGCGCCATGAGGGCTGCCTGGTACCCGGCGGCGACGGCGGCGAGCATGGCGGCGAAGGCGACGACCGTCTTGCCGGAGCCGACGTCGCCCTGGAGGAGGCGGAGCATGGCGTTGGGGCCGCGGAGGTCGCGTTCGATGTCTGCGAGGGCTCGCAGCTGGGCGCGGGTGAGGGGGAAGGGAAGGCTTTCGATGAATGGCTGGCGCAGTGCGCCGAGGTCGATGCAGGGGGCGTCGACATTGCGCTGCCATTCGGCGCGGCGGAGGAGGACGGCGCACTGGATCGCGAGGAACTCGCCAAGGGCGAGGCGCCGGCGGGCGCGCTCGGCGTCGTCGGGTTTCGCCGGGGCGTGGTAGGTGCGGATGGCGGCGGCGATGCCGGGGATGCGCTCCTGTTCGCGCAGCCAGCCGGGGACGGGGTCGACGACGGCGTCGGCGACGGCCTCGACGGCGCGGGCGACGACGGTGCGGATGGTCTTCTGTCCGAGCCCGGCGGTGGCCGGGTAGACCGGTTCGAGGCGGGCGAAGCTATCGCCGGCGCGCTCGAGCTTCTCGAACTCGGGGTTCTCGAGCTGGAGGCGGCCGCGGTAGCTGCGGACCCGGCCGGCGAGGACGAGGCGGTCGCCGGTCTTGAGGGCGCGAGCGACGTAGGGGGCGTTCCACCAGATGACGGGGAGGGCGGCGGAGCCGTCGGAGACGAGCGCGCGGGTGCCGCGCAGGCGGCCGCGCGCCTTGAACTCGGCGGCCTCAAGCACGTCAGCGACGATGGTCTGGAGTGTGGAGGAGGGTTCGAGGTCGGCGATGCGGCGGAGGTTGGTGTAGTCGTTGAAGCGGCGGGGGAAGAGGAAGGCGGCATCGCCGACGGTGGTGACGCCGAGCTTTTCGAAGCGTGCGGCGATGGCGCGGCTCACGCCGGGGAGGTCGGTGAGCGGGCAGGCGGGGCCGAGGGGCGGGGGCGGCGGGTCGGCGGGGCGGGCCGCGCGCTGGCGGCCGGGGACGGCTTTCGGCGCGGCCGAGGCGGGGCGCGGTGCGCCGCCGGCGAGGGCCGCGAGAACTGCATCGACCCAGCGCTCGCGCTCGTCCGGGGAGAGGGAGCGGTAGCCGCCGGGGGGGAGCTGCCGGGCTGCGGCAGCGAGCGGGGAGTTGCGGAGGTGGCCGTCTTCGGCGAGCTGGACGAGGAAGCGGTCGAGGCCGCCGATGACGGCGGTGTTCCGGCAGCCGCCCTGCCGTTCAAGTTCGAAGACGCGGCGGAGGCGCGCGGGGTCAAGTGTGCGGGGGGCGGTCATTCGCGCTCGAGGGCGGCGACCCCAAAGGCGCCGGGGCCGGTGTAGGTGCCGACGACAGGGCCAAGGTAGGCCGTGTGGAGGGTGGTATGGGGCAGGCGGGGCCGGAGCCCTTCGGCGGCGGCAGCGGCTTCGGCGGGGAGGTCGCCGTGGGCGATGAAGAGCTCTTTGGCGCGCGGCATGGCGGCGGCGAGCTCGAGGATGCGTGCGTGGGCGCGGGCGCGGGTGCGGACCCGCTCGAAGGGGGCGACTTCGCCCTGGTCGACGGTGAGGATGGGCTTGATGCTGAGGATGGAGCCGAGCAGCGAGCGGGCGCGGCCGATGCGGCCGCCGCGCTGGAGATATTCGAGGGTGTCGACGGCGACGTAGACGGTGACGCGGTCCATGGCGCGGCGGGCGACGGCGACGACCTCGGGGAGGGATGCGCCCTCGGCGGCGGCGCGGGCGGCTTCGAGGACGATGAGGCCAAGGCCGACGCTGACGTTGTAGGAATCGATAAGGTCGATGTGGAGGTCGTGCTTCAGTGTTTCGCGGGCGACTGAGGCGGAATTGAGCGTGCCGGAGAGCTTTGACGAGATGTGAATGGAGACAATATCGGCCCCGTCGGCGCCGGCGGCGCGGTAGGCCTGCTGGAAGCGCTCGACGGAGGGCTGGCTGGTACGAGGGAGGACCGGGGAGGTGCGGAGCCGCTGGTAGAAGTCAACCGGTGTGATGGTGACGCCGTCTTCGAAGGCCTGTTCGCCGAAGATGACGGTGAGGGGCACGACGGTGATGCCGTGCGCTGCGACGAGGTCGGGCGGGAGGTCGCAGGTGGAATCGGTGACGATGCGAACGGTCATAAATGTTCAGGCGCCTATGCGGGAGAGTATAAGGCCTGCGGATCGGCGGGTAGAATAGGCGGCGTGGCAACAGTAAAGCTAGCGCCATCGATATTGACTGCAGATTTCGGGCGGCTGGCGGACGAGGTCCGGGCCGCGGAGGCAGGCGGCGCGGATATGCTGCACCTGGATGTGATGGACGGGCGGTTCGTCCCGAACATTACGTTTGGTGCACTGGTGGTGGAGGCCCTGCGGAAGGTAACCTCGCTGCCGTTCGACATCCACCTGATGACGGTGGAGCCGGAGCGGCTGATTGAGCAGTTTGCGGACACGGCGGACATCATCAACGTGCACATCGAGGTGTCACCGCACATCAACCGGACGATCGACGCCATCCATCGGCTGGGGAAGAAGGCCGGTGTGTGCATCAACCCGGGGACGCCGGTGGCCGCGATCGAGGAGTCGCTGCCGGACGTGGACCAGGTGATGGTGATGACGATCAACCCGGGCTGGGGCGGCCAGCAGATGATCCTCCGGCAGCTGGAGAAGGTGGCGCAGATCCGGCGGCTGCTGGATGCGGGCGGCTTCAGGGCGGACATCGAGATCGACGGGGGCGTGAAGGCGCACAACGCTGCCGCCTGCGTGCGGGCAGGCGCAACGGTGCTGGTGTGCGGTTCGTCGGTCTATAACGCGGAGAAGAGCGTGGCCGAAAACCTGGCGGAGCTGCGGCGGGCGGCGAGCGCCGGGTAAGGGGCTCAGCCGATTTTGATGCCGGCCTCGCGGAGGCGAGCAAGCAGACCGATCGCCTCCTCGAGTTCGGGGTCGTGCTCGGTCGTCTGGCCTTCGTAGAGCAGGTAGTCGAGGTCGGCGGCGGTGTAGCCGTAGCGGTCGAGGATATCGAGGGCCTGGCGGATGGCTTCCTGCGTATCCGGGACGTGGCGGGCGATCCAGTCGTCTGTGGTGCGCATGGGGACCTCCGTCGGCGGGTGTCTTTCCATCATGACACAGGCGCCGCGCACGGGTGCGGGCGAACGGCCGCAGCACCGGGGACCGAATGGGGGCAAACCCTGATTTTGGGCGAGAGGTGCGGATTGTCACTCAACGTCCACCGTGTTCACCCGATTGTCACCGTAGAAGCCCGGGAGGGCGGCAACCTCGCCGGGAGCAATCACGAACCGGGAGAACCGGAGGAGACGACAATGACCCGGATCATGACGAACGTGAGCGCCATCAACGGGCAGCGGAACCTTGCGCGGACGGGCCTGAAGATGGGGAAGACGCTCGAGAAGCTGGCGAGCGGCTACCGGATCAACCGGGCGGCGGACGATGCCGCGGGGCTCGCCATCAGCGAGAAGATGCGGGCGCAGATCCGGGGCAACAAGCAGGCGCTCCGGAACGCGCAGGACGGCATTTCGATGCTGCAGACGGCCGAAGGCGCGATGGACGAAGTGCACGCCATTCTCCAGCGGATGCGGGAGCTGGCAGTCCAGGCGGCGAACGGGACGTATGCGGACAACGGGCCGGAGCGGACGAGCATCGGCGAGGAGATCGTCCAGCTGCGGAAGGAGATCGACCGGATCGCCTTCAGCACGGAGTTCAACGGCCAGAAGGTGCTGACCGGCGCGCTCTCGAGCGTGGCGGCAGGCGTGGCGGGCACCAACCTGGTCCAGGGCGAGACCATCGGCTACGTGAATGCCGGCGCGAGCGGCACCCACCTGGTCTCGGGCGACTCGCTGCCGTCGGGCGGCACCCGCACGGTGACCTTCGCGACGGCGCCTGCTGGCGACTACGTGTTCGTGAACAACGGCGGGGTGCTGGAGATGCGGCTGGGCGGCGCGAGCGGGACGCTGGTGGCGACGGCAGCCGGCTTCGCCTCGGGCTCATCGATTGCGGGCGGCTCGGCCGGGTCGGTGGTGTTCTCGAACGGGTTCACGCTGACGATTACGACCGACCCGAACCCGTACAGCTGGACGAGCTTCCTGGCCGATATGGCGGTTGGCGGCAACCAGAACCTTTCGATTAACGGCCTGACGGCGACGACGATTACCGCGACGACGGCGCGGCCGCAGACCTACACGTTCACCTCGCCGGGTGCCGGGCAGCTGACGCTGACGGGCGCGGACGGGACCTCGCAGACGCTGACGATCACGAACATGGCGCCGAACGAGACGCGGACGCTCGACTTCAACCAGCTCGGGGTGAGCGTGACGCTGCAGACGGGGCCGGCGGGGCGGACGGCAGCGCAGGTGATCACCGACCTGACGGGGGCGACGAACAACACCATCATCATCGAAGGGACGGGGAACACGTCGACGCTCCAGGTGGGGGCGAACGTGCCGGACACGCTGCAGCTGGAGTTCGTGAGCATGCTGAGCGAGAACCTTGGTTCGCCGGCCTA from Tepidiforma thermophila encodes the following:
- the rpe gene encoding ribulose-phosphate 3-epimerase — protein: MATVKLAPSILTADFGRLADEVRAAEAGGADMLHLDVMDGRFVPNITFGALVVEALRKVTSLPFDIHLMTVEPERLIEQFADTADIINVHIEVSPHINRTIDAIHRLGKKAGVCINPGTPVAAIEESLPDVDQVMVMTINPGWGGQQMILRQLEKVAQIRRLLDAGGFRADIEIDGGVKAHNAAACVRAGATVLVCGSSVYNAEKSVAENLAELRRAASAG
- the recG gene encoding ATP-dependent DNA helicase RecG, coding for MTAPRTLDPARLRRVFELERQGGCRNTAVIGGLDRFLVQLAEDGHLRNSPLAAAARQLPPGGYRSLSPDERERWVDAVLAALAGGAPRPASAAPKAVPGRQRAARPADPPPPPLGPACPLTDLPGVSRAIAARFEKLGVTTVGDAAFLFPRRFNDYTNLRRIADLEPSSTLQTIVADVLEAAEFKARGRLRGTRALVSDGSAALPVIWWNAPYVARALKTGDRLVLAGRVRSYRGRLQLENPEFEKLERAGDSFARLEPVYPATAGLGQKTIRTVVARAVEAVADAVVDPVPGWLREQERIPGIAAAIRTYHAPAKPDDAERARRRLALGEFLAIQCAVLLRRAEWQRNVDAPCIDLGALRQPFIESLPFPLTRAQLRALADIERDLRGPNAMLRLLQGDVGSGKTVVAFAAMLAAVAAGYQAALMAPTEILAEQHYRSLARLLGGGELSALDGVFSPSWLGRSLRVLLVTGSLTPAQRAQVRGDAIHGGADIVIGTHALIEDDLQFPRLGLAIVDEQHRFGVMQRARLRQKGRNPHLLVMTATPIPRTLALTVYGDLEVSTLDELPPGRQPIRTRWYRPDERPDAYRFLRKRLDAGEQAYIICPLVEESESLDVRSAEEEYEYLRTGPLAGYAVELLHGRMSARQKDDVMTRFARNEAQVLVSTSVIEVGIDVPNATVIVIEGAERFGLSQLHQFRGRVGRGAKQSYCLLFSSEEDPGPDARERLNAMCETTDGFALAEVDLRMRGEGETWGRLQSGTNTMLRVARLTDRDILLRARELAARILERDPRLELPEHAALAAAVRPFLDRAAEAN
- a CDS encoding flagellin, with protein sequence MSLNVHRVHPIVTVEAREGGNLAGSNHEPGEPEETTMTRIMTNVSAINGQRNLARTGLKMGKTLEKLASGYRINRAADDAAGLAISEKMRAQIRGNKQALRNAQDGISMLQTAEGAMDEVHAILQRMRELAVQAANGTYADNGPERTSIGEEIVQLRKEIDRIAFSTEFNGQKVLTGALSSVAAGVAGTNLVQGETIGYVNAGASGTHLVSGDSLPSGGTRTVTFATAPAGDYVFVNNGGVLEMRLGGASGTLVATAAGFASGSSIAGGSAGSVVFSNGFTLTITTDPNPYSWTSFLADMAVGGNQNLSINGLTATTITATTARPQTYTFTSPGAGQLTLTGADGTSQTLTITNMAPNETRTLDFNQLGVSVTLQTGPAGRTAAQVITDLTGATNNTIIIEGTGNTSTLQVGANVPDTLQLEFVSMLSENLGSPAYKLGGSSGLITTLGDQVVKTIQDAHNLMSALDGAIQTLNSRRGTLGAAQNRLEHTINSLGVSVENLTASESRIRDADIAELSSDLVAQNILQSAGVAVLAQANQTPQAVLRLLQS
- a CDS encoding DegV family protein, whose amino-acid sequence is MTVRIVTDSTCDLPPDLVAAHGITVVPLTVIFGEQAFEDGVTITPVDFYQRLRTSPVLPRTSQPSVERFQQAYRAAGADGADIVSIHISSKLSGTLNSASVARETLKHDLHIDLIDSYNVSVGLGLIVLEAARAAAEGASLPEVVAVARRAMDRVTVYVAVDTLEYLQRGGRIGRARSLLGSILSIKPILTVDQGEVAPFERVRTRARAHARILELAAAMPRAKELFIAHGDLPAEAAAAAEGLRPRLPHTTLHTAYLGPVVGTYTGPGAFGVAALERE